The sequence below is a genomic window from Anopheles cruzii chromosome 3, idAnoCruzAS_RS32_06, whole genome shotgun sequence.
GTCGGAAAATCGTACGACGGCCCATCGGTAACGATGGCAACGGCCATTTACACTCACCGAGCACTTCGGGTGGGTTTCGCTTTACTCTTTCGAGTTCGTTATCAACGATGAGTGCAACGTAATTTTCCTGATTTTCGTTTGACAACGTCACCGTCACATGAATTTTCCGCGACCATATGGCGAGCTTCAACATTATGGCATTCCATCTTTCGGCAACGAAACCGTCTACCGAAGATCTTTGATGGCAAAAACGctacaaacaacaaattatcGTGAGCCTTATATGCAATATCTTAGGGGTTGGACATCGACAGCGCAGTGGACCCAGAACCGGTTTTATAGGTATTTTCAACTAAATGATGCATTTGCGACTCACATTCCAGCAAATTATTGAGTTAGGAGCCATGTAGTAATGCTGCacaaaaaaatagaaaatagcaAGGGAAAGTGAAAGGTTCCCAATGGTTAGGAAAACAATCCGCAGTGTTTGTGGCCTGGTTGAAAATCTCAAAACAAGCAGACAATGGTGCTTTATGGATACAAACTCCCAAATTTACTACAGTATCGTTTACTAAGTTAGCTAAACAATATATTCGCCAGCCTCATACACTCGAATGCGTTTTATTTTGAGTGTTAATACTGAACTGCGAATTACCTTTTCATAAAGAACTAGCTGTTCtcggcgtgcgtcgccactGCTGCCCTAGTGTTTTTGCGGCTTCAGaaacccgatttttttttcagaaaCCCGAAATTTTATTTGAAGAGCACGATTGTGGCGATAGCACTGACAATGAATAGAACAATGAATTAGATAATATGCTAATTCCAAAAGTTTCTTTTCTCAATCGtgcaataattaaaatcaCTTAAGCAGTAATTTGCCAACAAACTTTATTGTTAAAAACTTGAAAGGTCTCGAAATTAAGGAATGAAGATCGTAAAGTACTGCCAGTTGCTTTGAACAAAGCCAAATATATCAATTAATCCTAATCTACTATAAACACTTGATTAAGTATTATGCAGGGGCATTCTTCAAATAGTTCCAGCGAATGTTCGCCGCATCTGGATTAAAAACACCACAGATAGACAGAAGTTACAACAGTTTGCAGTGTGATTTGAGGTGACAAACAATTAGCCAGCGGTTTAGTTTTGCTAGGTTTACATACTACGTTTGTGTATCGTTGATCTAACAATTTCCTATTCCTAAGAAACTACTTCTATGGCTCAAACAACGAAAACGGGTGTTATTAAACGGTGATCTGCTCTTTTACAAACATTCTACCTAACATACGGCCAGATGACGGTTCGTTGCCGAACCCGTTGTCTTGCCCTGTGCCATTTCTGGCGTACATACCGGTGGTTACAGATCTCGTAGACAAAcaccaaaatggccacgaCATTCATAGTCACATACGCTGAGAAGACAATGCGCATGTTGCCAAGGGTCACCTTTCTGGTCTCTGTCTCAAAACGAAGAGttttgttgcggttgcggGCAATGTGCAGCAGCATCCCTTTGATCCGGATGAGCGCCAGCTGATGGTTGACGATCCCATTCTCCAGACAGCCCATCGTCAAGCCCGTGATGGACGGGAGCAGGGGAGAGTTTTTCGGTATGGCCATCGCCGTCATATACTCGATCAAATGCTGCGGCACAATGTGCAACTTGCTCTGCTTGCGCTCCGTGTTGAAGTAGCGCGACTTGACGACCTCCGTGAAGTACTCGATGATCAACGACGCCGAAGTCCGGTtgtccgccaccgccggaagtAGGCTTTGCGACGACGGGGTGGTCTGCACGTTGAGCCGGGCCGCCAACTTTCCTCGCACATCCTTCGTGCTCCAGTTCTTGCTCCAGATCGCGTTGCCGAATGACAGGATCGCTTGCAGCTCCAGGTCAGATTCGAGCAGCTCCTCCAGCGTGTTAATATTGTGCAGCTTCTCGTCGTCCATGTTCAGGCGAATGATCGTCACACCCTGCCAGGCCGAGTAGGCCACGATGCTGTAGAACATCAGTCCCATCAGCACCAGGCGGGGCCGGAGACCGCGCGGCATGCTCACGGTCGTCGCCAGCGCGATGGCCAGCGTGCGAAACACTTGCTCCGCgtacgccgccaccgacagccGGGTGCGCATTACCACCAACAGCAGGAACGGCAGCGCCAGCGATATCGCAAAGTCGAAGATGAACATTTGGATCGAGAACGTGTGGAAAAAGACCACTTTGAAGCGGTTGGCGTAGTAGTTGTTCGGCACAACAAACACCAGCCGCAGAGGGCAAAGGAAATGGACGTAGTGCAGGTTCCGCATCGGGTACTCGATGGTCGACCGGGAGTTGGCCGCCAGATCGATGGTGTTATGCTCGAGCATTTCCAGTGTGCCGCCGAGACTGCCGTTCGATGTGACGAACCCAACCGACTCCTGGTAGCTCAGCTCGACGAACTgaacggaaaagttcaacCGTTCTCGCATTATTTCAACCATCTCACCATCGAGGTATTCGTACCTGAAAATGCATGTTAAAATACATTCCCGGAACGGACAGATGGTAACCAAATTTAACCGACAGCTAATAGTACCCAGCCCAGTTTGATATTTGATTCTAGTTGTGCTCCTTCAATCATTTTGTACATGTTCGGCTTAACGCACTACGGGGAATTTGTATGGTATAGGCGGACATGTTGTGTTTTAGAAAGAAACTACGGACTTCAGCTTCAacgcttttgttttctttgcatgtgttttgattaaattcaacattttatgtgtaataccTTAAATTTGCCATTTGTGGATATTTTGGGTATTTTTGGGCTcgaagttatgcaatctgcTCTACAATTTGCGCTGATAACAATCATAGGTATGACTTTTTAATAGaccattttcttcaaatattgaatttctgataataATCTAATCATAATCAGCAAAGAGTACATTCGTTTGTTCAAATACACAAGATAGACATTATACCGAGTTTACCCAAATAATAGAAAAGGCATAAAATGCATAAAGGAAATATGTCTTGTTTGGCCATTTCATAgacaaccaggcgcctccttatgcatTAGGAAGGGTTTTCTTAAAACAAGCTTAGCGAAGACGGATTGAAAAGGATGCAAAACTTAGTGGAAATAATATAGAACTACCCAAATTTTTATTGTAATCCCTATTTTAGTTGCGTCCGGCCCCGTCATAATTTTGCTGAATTACCAAAGTTGTATTATTTAAGTTGTAAGTATTTTTTCGTAGTGTTGTATACGAGTTCacgataaaaatgtacaatcAATGCCAAAcgtgaatatttaattttttcatatCAAATAAGCATCTATTACCTTTCTAGTGATGTATTATATAGGTACATGACCGTTACAGAACTGTACTAACGATCGCGTCAAAGTTAGAGCGGAtaaaagtttgttttaaaaagcaattttcgaCTTTAACTTATCTATTTCAGGAAACTATAACTAAAATCCTAATTGTTTTAGTTGGCTTATGACCGTTTCTCCCGCATAGTGCAACGGCTTTGCACCGAAAACTTACCGCCGGATGGTTCCGTTGCCATAACGGACCGCTTTCGACATCAGGTCGACATCGGTGATGGCGATCCGCAGCGGGTACAGATGAAGGTTCCGGATGCGCTCACGGGTGAAGCTGTCGACATCGCGATTAAACTCAGCCACTTCGGCAATGGTGCTCAGCCGGTGGCAAAACATGTTGCGCTCATCCAGCACCGACGGTTCGGTTAGGTAAGGGTTGAACAGGCACACCATGATCGTGTCCGGATCGACCCGGCTCAGGATGAGTACGTTCAGTAGCCGGTACTTGAACCATGCGACGTGAAATATCTTCTGCATGTCGTACTTGGCGATTTTCCGTATCAGCAGGATCACTTTGGTCATCGGATTCCGGAAAGCGATGGCCGGCAGCAGATGGTCCACCGTGGCGGACAGGTTGGCCTCACAGTGGAACGCTTCCCAGAAAGAGTACGGATTGTTGTTCAACCCGTACGTACGATCGGCACGATCACTTTCCACCAGCTTTAGGTAACTGAAATCAACCACCGACGAGTAGAAGGTCCATGAACCGTTTGTCATTCTTTCGGTGAGCCACCAGACTTACGTATCAACCGTGTAGAGCTTGTACGAAGACAGCACCAGGGTGTTGTACTCGCATTTCATCGCCTCCATCAGGACATTGTCCGGCATCTCGCTGCCAATAATGGTGGTAATTAGCTGGTGGCCTTTCAGGTAGCCCGTGACCAGCTGCTCGTAGATCAGAAACGAAGCCGTGTTGCAGCGCACCGTCGCCGTAGTTACCGCAATTTCGGCGACGGCAACATTCACCAACAGCAAAAGGACTATCGCGAGCTGCATCACCAAAGCCCGTACCTGACCGTACTGGAATAGCCGCACCGTGGGGCAACGCAATGAACCCAGCAGGGCTAGAACGCCACACTGCCTCCAATAATTGATTGTGCGATGCTTATCGGTGACAAAATGGATTCAATCGCATGACACGCACATGTGTGTGCATAATTCATTCGGCAACCGCAAACACCTCCGGGGCGCTAATGTGTCTGTGAGCGGCCAAAGGGGCTAATTATCCTGACAGTAATATCGTTGCAAAGCTTAAATGGCTCCGGTTTACAGGACATAAATGGGGTGATCCATTAATTTGCGGTGCATGACAGCACGGCATAGAAAGCGGTCATTGTGAAGGTGCATTCCTTGAGTGACATCAAAATTGAAAcgtaccaggcgcctccattcggcCGTCGATAGGTTCATCGATAAGAGCTATCAAAACATTTCACCTTTGGACGAACCAACCTTTTCTTTCGACCCGTTAAATTGTgcacacaaaccaaacactcgGCCAGGTTATTGTTTTTAATCATAATGCagtatatatgtatatatttttatataatAATCTTCACATTTTCTATAAAatataacagaaaaaaaatctctAAACAATGTACTGTTTCGTTCTGCGTTATTTTCTTCACTCTGTGCGATCCACCCGGTAATAGTTCCATGTTGTTTCAAGTTCGCAAGTGTCGCAACGAGCGGAGTATTTACTGTTTGTCAGCAAGTGTGTGCCCTTTTTGCAGGCCATACAAAACCGAAAGCAGATAAACGATAGTCGTCCTTCATGTTCACTCCCATCCTAGACGGATCGTTTTTTCCCTTCGACTTCACCTCCCATCGTTTCCGATTGGATCCAGAAAACTGAATGTTTAATATCACTCTGCCGTCGATGTGCTGTGGTGCTGCTGTATGTTTTGCTGGGGGTTTTTGCGCTTTGGGTTGCTGATTACTGGCTGCCGGATTACCAGCCACATATGTTTGGCAATGCACAGTTACATATCGAACATACAACATACAACACATTTACGACAAGCGCTAAATACTACCTAGCACAAGCGAGTCCTGCCGCGTACCGCGTACCATTCCCAGTTGTGCTTTgtgatttgtgtgtgttcctaTTCCGTTTTTCGATTATCCTTCCTGCCGGCTAACCTTGCCTCGGCCGGTGCTACACACTTTCGGAAtcgttttgcgcgcgcgcggctgaGTCCTCTCACAAGTCAGGGGTCATTTTTAATGCCTTATCCCGGTAAGCTGCTAATAGTAGGGTATGGTTACAAATAGGTTTAGAATTTATTATActttttttatacaaaacacacaataaTTTATCGTTACACTTTCACCCACAACTGGGTGGGTGGATCAGCGGCACCCGCGCAACCGGACCTCGGGTCGGACCACTCACCGCAGCACAAATCCCAGCCTCCTTGCCCTGCAGCTTGCTTTTTCCGTGGGCCAGTTCTTAAGTAAAATGTAAAAAGTTTCTCACAACAAATCAGGTAATCAGGAAGGTAGTAGCTAGAGCGTGGAGTCGATTATGATGACGACGACATTGGCGGCCATTCGCCACCGCAGCTGGGTTATGCCCAATTTAGCGCAAATTTTGAGAGGCCTTGATCCCTCCTGGTAATGATTTGATCGTGTACCTTCACGTGTAGGGTAATAACTAACCAAAGGAAGAACTCGAGTGCCAGCGCTCCTTTCGCGCCgtcggcaccggaagcacaGAGATCTAAAGGCCCAAACGAGTGATGTCCATAACTCATCATCCGGGTGCGCGAAAGTTAGGTAGTGTGCAAATACAAAGTGcaaaattcaataaatactAACAACCCGATAAACGATACACAAAACCAATATAGTCTAGCTGATTGTGTTGTGACACACCTGTGCTAAGATACACGAACCCCCGCGCCGTCAAACCATGGGCATTCCGCACATTTTATGTCGAATGCGGAAAAAGGTTGCGCACAAAGTGTACGCGCTACACTTAGGATTGCACTGTAGCGCACACACTGAGAGAGAGTCGGAATAGAACGCCCTCTGCCTCGTAAActgtgcgcctgtgtgtgtataaAGTATAGGGACGCGTGTCCTCGCGGTTTGTGGTTCAATTTCGACGAtcgccttctctctctgtccgtgggtctgtgttttgtttttacttacaacagcaaacaacTAGAATTGGGAACACCTGAGCTTAcgatttgtttactttaaactACGACCATTTATATAGATGCTTGATATTATTCGTTTCTGTGTCTTCGTCGCCCTTCTTGCGAcctgtcggcggcggtggcccgaaAATCCTGTGAGGCTCTTCCAGGTGCCGGTGCCGCGAATTTTTACATCGACCGGCTTTACTATCTACCTTACCTTACGCCTACCGCGACAGCTCCAGGTGTGGGCCCGGTACTGCCACGCAGCCTGTGCTGCGTGCTACGCGAACTACGAAATAATCAACAACGATAGCTTCGGCCCGATAGTACCGTACACCGAACGGACGCGGAGTAAGtgaaatataataaataaacccTCGCCCCTAACGGGCCGATCagaatggaaaataaaacgaacgaTATAAACAAAGAACCGCCCCTCCCCCGCTAATTGTTACATGAACGCTAAACAACgatggaaacaaaaagaaaaacaacaattccTCTGTGTTACAAACTCTCGCTTCGATCGGAAAAACGACATAACTCCGGCGCGGACAACTTCCTCTTGTCCCACCTAACCACTATTGAAGCGACAAACAATTGAAAACGTGTTTTAAGTAAGAAgtagcgaaaaaaaaccttaacCTAACGCCACTACACTACACTTAGTACTATCCAATAGCGACACTACCATTTGCCACTGACGCCGGGACATCCGGTTCATTCGTTCGCCGGATTGATGAAGATGCTGGGGCGCCCTGGACCGAACGAAGCCTTTACACACATAGCCCACCTgccagcggccaccacccgggcccggcaaCAACATTcatgcacacgcacgcacacagagagaaagagagtccCAGACACACCGATCAATAAATAATCTTACTTGCTACCGCTTCCCTGCTTTGCTGCTAGGTGCTATCTACAGTCACGCCCCATTCCCCCCGCCCGGTTCCTGAGGTCCGGGCTACTGCGTCGTCCGCATCCGCCAGACCCGTGCCACGGCCACCTCGAGCGCGCCGCGCCCCGATTAGCTGACGTTCTTGCACAGATTCAGGCTGCCCGTCTGACTGTTGGTCGTCAGGCACTCGTCGCTCTGCTTTAAAACTATATTTGGCTCGAGAAGGGAATGTTTGATCGTTTTGCCGTTGCCCGTCGTTATCACGCCCGACGGATCGTGCCGGCTGTAGTAGTCAtcctcgttgttgttgttgttgttgtgtggcgCGTTCGCATTGGCCGCGCTGAGggagttgttgttgtcctGATCGATCTCCATgccctcgtcctcgtcgtcgtagtgTGGCTCGGACTTTATGTTGGCCAGCAAGCCTCCGGACGCCGccggctgatggtggtgctgctcaTCGTCGGTGCTGGTACCTCCGTTGGTTGGCGTGCCGGGCGGGTGGTTgacggccgccgcagccgctgccgcagcagccgccgccgccgctacggCCGTCGGCGAGCCGATCGGGCTTCCGCCATTGTTGAGCCGCAGGTTGAGCGcattggcggcggccgccgcctgtATGACGTCCTCGATGCCCAGCTTGCGCTTCTCGGCCCGCATCTCCTGCTCGTACTGCTGCACCAGCTTGCGCTTCGAGTAGTACTTCTGGTACTTCTGCGTGTCGAGCATCTTTTTGCTCGCGTACGGCGACAGCGGCCCGTTGCCGGCCCCGTTACTGTTGCTGAGGTTACCGTTGTTGTTATTGCCGGCGGACGcgccgctgttgctgttgttgttcaggtAGTCCTCGCTCAGCACgaccgcggcggccgcgtgcTTCGCTTTCATCAGCTCCTTGAAGTTGTTGCGATGATgctggaactgctgctgctggtgcgcgacggcggccgcaacggcggccgcttgctgctgcgcggCGACTGCAGctgccgcttgctgctgctgctgttgctgctgctgttgttgctgttgctgctgctgctgagcctgctgatgctgctgctgctgagcctgCTGCTGTGCCTGGGCGTGAGCCTGCTGCTGTGCGACCTGAATCAGCTGCTGGCGTTGGTGGGCCAActtctgctgttgttgttgctgctgctgctgctgttgatggtgatgcatttgctgctgctgctgctgttgttgcgcctgctgctgttgttgctgctgctggtacagCCGCTGCTGTTCCTGCAGTCGCagcgcgtgctgctgctgttgctgttggtaaTCGCGCTCCTCCGAGTCGTTGGTACTCTACGCAGCATCCGCcgtcagagagagagcgagcgagagagagggagggagtgcagacaaagaaaagaaagttatATCCGGACCGGAGTGAGCAACGGTCGTCCCGCTGCTGCGGCGAGTGCATTGTGTTTTCGGGGTTATAAATGGCGCCATTGGATCTGGTTCTGAACCGAAGGGCCCACCCCACCatcactttcgttttcgtaACTCAGTAAACAATGCGGGCCCAAAAGTGGCAACCCGTTCGGAAGCGGAAAGAGAAAGCGGCGATCAAACGCAAATCAAGAAGGAGAATTTTTAAAACGCACGACTTCAACGGGGCAGCAGACAACGAACGTACCTCGCCGTGTAGCCCCTTCACCTGCAGCGCTTCGGCCACCTTCAGGAAGTTGGGCAAGTCCTCATATTTCACGTTGACCTGCgggagaggcagagagagcaGATCATAAGCCATCGTGGCCACTGGACACTGGGCGCCTGATGGACCTACCTGTCCGCTGTACATGAAGTCGAGCAGTCCGGCCATGTGGTGGCTGTTGACGTCGGTCATGAACAGGATCGGGTGCTGGGACGGGTGCTCGAGGAAGATCTTCTGGAAGTACGGGCTGCACACGGACAGCACCAGCTTGTGGGCCTTGAAGATCTTGCCACCGGCCGCAATCGTCACGTCGACCATCTGCCCGTCCCGCTGCAGACTGTGGAAGCCCTTGCACATGTTGCCATGGAAGCCGCGCCAGGACAGCAGGTActgcgagagggagagagagagggccgaAAATCAACGATGAGTCCTTAAGCGCTCGCCACGAGCGGCAAACATTCCAGCCACCGGTTCGGTCACCGATCGGTCACCGAGGCCACCTAGATCGCTGCCCATCTTTCGAGTATTCGTATCAAAAAGTACGGCCAATAAAAAGGCCTACCCCTCACCCGTCACGACGACGTCGAACCATCGTCGTAGGGGACCAAAATAAACGCACGGCGGCCATTTCGAGCCCCGAAACTTGTTCTTCCAAAATTAACTCTCTTTCGAACCCGGAGAGCTCCAAAAAGCGAAAATACTACCTGTGtgccagcgtgtgtgtgtgtcggcgaTTGAATGGCACCCAAAATGGCACAGAGCTAGTAAAAGTAGCCAGCGGAGTGCTTCGGGCTCCACAAGACCCCAcagaggcacacacacacacgctcgcacACGCACAACCGGTTACGGCACCCAAAAATCCTGACACAAAGAACGGAGGGCGGaaaggagagcgagagggagacgGAGCGACACACACCACAATGTGGGAAGGCTCCCGAAAGAAGGCAAATGTCCGAAAAAGTCTTAATTTATTTACGGCGCGCGCGGTTGCCCAATACATGcggagcgagtgagtgagtgttatttttatttttagtttccCCCTTTCGGATCAGTCCGAGATCGGTTAtgcacccaacacacacacttgtgttgtgttgtgacGTCTTCTGCTTCGCGGGTCGCCCGAGAATGCGATTACTACACAACGTTTGGACCGACCGTTGAAGTCACCGAAGCTCGTTGTAATTAGGCCAGGCCTAGAAAGGGCTGAAAAAGGCCAGAAAGAAAGACCCGATTGGATTATAGTACACCCGAGCTGTCAGTAGATTAGAGAAGCTTTAAACTCAAAATCGTTCAAatgataacaacaacaaacaacattcgAGCTGTCAAAGCTTCATCAAACACAAACAAGCAAGCTCGGGCTGCGATTAATGGTAACCATGGCCTGCTAGAACTAACGGATTGTTTCTGCTTCTGTTTTTAGTCGAAGGATCCACACTCTGTCAGGATCCACACAGCAAAATAGTGAGCCAGCTTTATGGTCCCAAAATTGACCCCGCACAATTGGCAATCGCTTGACGAGCGGCGACCTTTGGTCTAAGGGGCACATCTCAGCCAGTGGGGCGATGCTGTGAGGCCCCAACAGCCCAAAACAACCCCAACAACCTCGTTCGCGTCCGACGAAGTCCGCCCCAAAGCCCAAAAACGCCTTTCGCAACTTCTCCGTGCACTTGTTGCGTGATACAACAACAGCGCGTGTGGCGTCAGCTTCTACGGGACCCCACCCTAGTTCGATCGGCAGATCAACAGGTGCAGGGGCCCAGGTCCGAAGGGCTCATCCCGCCACCGTGCTCCGAACCGAGTTCCGTTTGGTCGAATTCCATCTCTCAAAACAAACCTCAAAACGGCtgccaaaatggccaccacgtcgttgctgttgttgtgcttttttttgAGGTCGAAAGTGAAAGTTGTCAACCGACGGGCGGCACACCCGAGGCGAACAAATAGAACCGGAAAAGCAATAaggcggcgtgtgtgtgtgggtcccGTCTTCCTTTTCGGCTAACCCTGCCCGTTATTAGCTCGTCGTGCTCGTGGAGACCTGGCGTGGCCACTTCTTCTCCCCACCCCGGGCGAAGGTGTGAATAATTGCACCATCCATCGAAAGTGAGAGACCCGAGCAGGCCGAAGCCGGGCTTGTCATCCCCATTTCGTTGCACGGTGACACTACTGCGCAGCAGTATCGACACACGACCCCACAATGGGGCCCCCCAAAAACTGGCCCCACCACCGACAGcccccaaaacagaaaaagaagtgGAAGACGACGCGCGCCACGCGAGTTTTCGCAATCctcacggcacacggcgcacaACAACACCCGTCGTTACCTTCCGAAGGTCTTctgagtgtttttttttctcggggcggaaaaaaaggaaacaaccCAAAATGGCCGAATGTTACTGAGTTGTTGAGAAAAGTTCGTCGACACCGTGACGGATTGGTGACTTCTTTTCACCGGGTCGGcatgtctctcgctctctctctctctctctctagctcggTTAGAGCATAACCAACTGAACCGCATCGGAACCACCGTTTGAGGTTTCGgagctctgctctgctgccTCTGCTGTTTGTTACGCGGGCGTCCTCaaacgatggaggcgcctaaCGATTACGCCCAGTCGAGCCGAAAAATGGATTAAATCTGCCATATGCTGCACTCGTTTTCAGAAATGTTGTGGAGGCGAAAAATGcggacacaaaacacaacactcgCCCGCCGCCTGTTTCcacggctctctctctcttgctctcggTTCGagttttgattatttatacaccgtttttttttttttctccgacTCCGATTTCTTGTGAAGATGGCCGGAGCAGCGAGCAGCCGGAGATGTCGTAATCAAATCTCCGCGCCGCCCCAAAGTTCATTGGCCTTTCTTTCGACGGGGCCCAAGAAGGGCTCGACGAACTCCGCGAAGTGCTTCTGCAACGAaccgcttcttttttttggtggcgttGTATGAATAAAAGTTTTGGCACAACGCCACCCAACCCACGGCAGCTGACGGCGCCTGGGGGGCTAGCCGtggcccggccggggggcACCGGGTACACTCAAAATTCGGCTTTCGTCCAAACTCCAACCTATTGCTCATTTCAAACAACGCGCAACGCCGCAAACAGGACGCAAAGCGAACGCCTTCGGGTTTCGAATCGAAGCCAACGGGCTTAACCAAACAACACCAGGACTGCTAATTACGTAAACAATAGACACAGCCCCACGGTGATCGCCCCCAGATCGCGACaggccaatcgatcgatcgaggcacacacaaacacacgcaccgcgCCGCAGCTTTCTTGGTGCTTATCGCGGCCCACTCGTCGGCACTTGTCCGGCAACGCTTTCTGgaggtgtgtgtggggagaaTCGGAGAAGAGGGCCGCGAAAGAGAAAGTGGCTGAAAAACGGTTATTAACCCGTGGTGAGGAAGGACGGCATATTAGATTAAAATTAGTAGTCCGCAGGTGGGCTGCTTAGAGTGTGTCATATCTtagatagaaagagagattTGGGATCCCAAATGCAGCTGGTTGACAGCTGCAGATCACATCCTCAAGCATATCAGAACgcatgggctgaaaagtctcaTGGTCTAACCCATAAAtagcgctagtcttattgcattcgTCGCTTTTTAAGTTAGTACTAACCTTAAAAAAAAGCTGTTAAAATGTTATGATATTCTACATCATAAGTTTGTGTAAAAATAACCCTACTtctgttattttcaaaaccatGAATCAAACCGTTACCGTTCAAcgacaaaccgaaaaaataccgttcaacGACATATACCGACAATACCGAGGACGCAGAACGCAGTGGACGTCAAAATGAGGTAGTAACGctagaaaacattaaaaaaatccacaaaatctAATTCGAATGTTCGAATGAATGATTCTGATTCGAatgtgttgatgattctgagtACTGTTTAGCCATTTTTAAACGTAGTAAACTTATTTATTAGCGTCGATATTTGACAATGGATGGAACATGGATTTAAACACTTCACtacggaatcaaaacgatcggaGTCGAGAGCATCTGGTGAACCTTGTCTAAAGcgcccgaaagcacaacaatcgacTTGATAGGTCTATGTtctcggtattttgggatgtgcggGGTGTAATATTTATCCACTATTTTGGGAAGGGAAATATACGAACAGCGAATCCGCGAATA
It includes:
- the LOC128270302 gene encoding uncharacterized protein LOC128270302 — encoded protein: MQLAIVLLLLVNVAVAEIAVTTATVRCNTASFLIYEQLVTGYLKGHQLITTIIGSEMPDNVLMEAMKCEYNTLVLSSYKLYTVDTYLKLVESDRADRTYGLNNNPYSFWEAFHCEANLSATVDHLLPAIAFRNPMTKVILLIRKIAKYDMQKIFHVAWFKYRLLNVLILSRVDPDTIMVCLFNPYLTEPSVLDERNMFCHRLSTIAEVAEFNRDVDSFTRERIRNLHLYPLRIAITDVDLMSKAVRYGNGTIRRYEYLDGEMVEIMRERLNFSVQFVELSYQESVGFVTSNGSLGGTLEMLEHNTIDLAANSRSTIEYPMRNLHYVHFLCPLRLVFVVPNNYYANRFKVVFFHTFSIQMFIFDFAISLALPFLLLVVMRTRLSVAAYAEQVFRTLAIALATTVSMPRGLRPRLVLMGLMFYSIVAYSAWQGVTIIRLNMDDEKLHNINTLEELLESDLELQAILSFGNAIWSKNWSTKDVRGKLAARLNVQTTPSSQSLLPAVADNRTSASLIIEYFTEVVKSRYFNTERKQSKLHIVPQHLIEYMTAMAIPKNSPLLPSITGLTMGCLENGIVNHQLALIRIKGMLLHIARNRNKTLRFETETRKVTLGNMRIVFSAYVTMNVVAILVFVYEIYAANIRWNYLKNAPA